Part of the Candidatus Methylarchaceae archaeon HK02M2 genome, AACGTCGGTCTGACGATCGAGACTAGACCCGATTTCTGTAAAGAGGAACATGTTGATCTTATGTTAAATTTTGGAGTTACAAGGATTGAAATAGGGGTCCAGAACCCAGATGATATTATCTACAAGATCGTTAAAAGAGGACATCATGTGAAGGATGTTGTAAGTGCATTTCGAATAGCGAAGGATTCTGCTTTCAAGATAGTCGCCCACATGATGCCAGGACTACCAGGCTCAAATCCAGATAAGGATTTCGATGCTTTCCAACGTCTTTTTAATGACCCTGAATTCAAGCCAGATATGTTGAAGATTTACCCAACTTTATTAGTAGAATCTTCCGAACTTTATAGATGGTTCTTAGATGGTAGGTACCTACCTTACGATGATGAAACAACGATAAAGCTGTTGGCAAAGGTCAAATCAATTGTACCAAGTTGGGTCAGGATAATGAGGATTCAAAGAGACATCCCAGCAAGACTGATAGTAGCAGGAGTCAAGAAAAGTAACTTAAGAGAGCTAGTACAAAAAGAGTTATCAAAAATAGGGAATAAATGTAAGTGTATCAGATGTCGTGAAGTAGGAATCAAAAAGTTGAAGTATGGAATAGACATTATGCCAGAAAACATCAGACTGTTAAGGCAAGATTATGAAGCATCTAATGGGTTTGAAGTTTTCTTATCTTATGAGGATGTCGGAAAAGATGCTTTGATAGGATTCTTAAGGCTAAGGCATCCTTCTGATAGTGCACACAGAGATGAGATAAAAACTAAAAGATCATGCTTAGTAAGAGAATTACACGTTTATGGAAAGATGATTCCGATAGGAAAAAGAAGTGAATATGATTGTCAACATAAAGGGTTCGGAGCCATGTTGATGGAAGAGGCTGAGAGAATAGCTAAAGATGAATTCGGTTCGAAGAAATTAGTTGTAATGAGTGCTATAGGAACGAAGGAGTACTATAGAAAGCTTGGCTATAAATCAGAAGGAGCTTATATGGTAAAAAACATCTAATCCAAATATAATATTAACATTGGGCAAGAACCTTTAGATTTATAGTATCAAATCCAAAAAAATTCTGATATTGATAATGAAGAGCAGATATTCAAAAGGAATCAGCATAAATATACTCTTACTAGGAATTGTAAGTTTTCTGAACGATTTTAGTAGCGAAATGATAAACCCGATATTACCTATGTTCATTACAGCATTGGGTGGAGGTGGTTTGATCATCGGTTTGATAGGAGGGTTGAGGGACAGCATAACAAGTGTTCTTTTCATTTTTTCTGGATTTTGGTCTGATAAAATTGGAAAAAGAAAAATTTTTGTAACTTCTGGCTATTTAACTTCTGCTGTCTCCAAATTACTGCTATCCTTTTCGATGATATGGCAACATGTACTAATCTTCTCAGGTTTTGAGAGAGTTGGAAAGGGTTTGAGAAATGCACCAAGGGATGCTATAATTGCAGACTCTATGCCTAAAGAGAAGGGAAAAGGTTTTGGGATTCATAGAGCCCTTGATACGTCTGGTGCCATCTTAGGGTCGGTAGTTGTCTTCATCTTATTTTGGTTCTTAAAGTTTGGATTTAACTTAATTATATTCTCTGCAGCAATCTTTGCATTTGTTTCTTTGATCCCACTAAATTTTGTAAAAGAGAGGAGAATGAAAATATATGATGTAAACTGGAAGATAAGTCTAAAAAGATTTTCAAGTTCTTTTAAGTTATTCATCTTCGTAACGGCTGTATTCTATCTTGCCAATTTCAGTTATATGTTCTTCATACTTAAAGCACAAGAGGTTTTTATAGGTACAGAATCGGTTGGTGTTCCTATTTTACTATATGTCTTATTCAATACATCTTATGCTACACTTGCGGTCCCTTTTGGTATTCTTTCTGATAAAATTGGCAAGAGGAATGTCATTCTTTTTGGATATCTTTTATTCTCATTAACATCACTTTGTTTTGCATTCTTCGATTCATTAATAGCTCTCATCATCTTATTCGTCCTTTATGGCATGGTCTATGCAATTATTGATGGAAATCAACGGGCTTACGTTTCTGATTTAACATCAGAAGAAATTAGAGCAACAGCTTTAGGAACTTTCCATATGACAATCGGTCTGATAACACTACCAGCGAGTTTAATTGCAGGGTTCTTATGGCAGTTTGTTGCTCCAAATGCAACTTTTATTTATGGTAGCGTGATAAGTTTATTTTCGGTTGTTTTATTTCTTGTTTTAAGAAATCGTTTTGATTGATTTTTTATTTAGTCTCTTCTTCTTCCTTAGGCTCTACTTCTTTTTTCATCTTAAGTGGGGTATATATAATACGATTAGATCCGAAGATTTTTTCTATTAACTTATCACCTTTGATTTTATTCTTATTCGTATCACAGCTAACACCTACAAGCTCTATTTCTTCACCCTTCTCAATCACTGAATACTCACATCCACCTATCTTTAGGCTACCGATTTCTTTCTCTTTCTCTTTCTCTTCAGACATTATATCTTCTTTCACCTCCTTTTTAATTTAGGAGTATTATAAGACTTTGAGATCGTGGGAGATTGGAAACCTTTTGAGAGTATTGGAGTCTCATACATAATCTTAGTATATCTCCATTCATCAAGAATTCTCTTTATCAACTCACCAAATGATTCAATTAGAGAATTATTCTTCTTTCTACGAAGAGATGCCAGATCTTGATAAACATCCATAGGCAACATAATTTGTTTGAATTTTTCTTTATTAAATTTCCCCATTTCTCTTAACCTATCGATAGGTTTGTTTCATATTTAAGTCTTATCAAGAAAATTTAATTTGAAAAACTTATTTCTTATGACTTTTTTCCTTTAAAGATATGGGCGAGCTGGTTGGCTACAAAGGTTCTTCATTAGAGATACTGAAAAAATCGAATATCTTTATTGGAGATTTGATAGAGGTCATAACTCCTAAGAAGGACTATAAAGGATTATTGATGCCAAGGTACGAATATGCTGACGATCTTCACATCGTGATAAAGCTATCTAATGGATATAATATTGGCATTGATGTCAGAAATATCCAAACTATCAAACGCTTATCTGAAGGAGAAAAGCCACATTTTTCATCACCCCCTAAACCTTCTATCAACCCCAATTTGCCTAATGTAGCTATAATAAGCACAGGTGGAACTATAGCAAGCAGAGTTGATTATAGAACTGGAGCAGTTCATCCTGCCCTCTCAGCCTCTGATCTATATTCAGTTGTACCTGAGCTATCTCAACATGCTCTAATAGATGCGGAAGTTGTCTCTAGCATATTTAGTGAGAACATGACTGCTGAGTATTGGAAGTTGATAGCATTGAAAGTTGCTGAGAAGATTAGGTCTGGATTCAATGGAATAGTTGTAACACATGGTACAGATACTATGGGCTACACAGCTGCGGCTCTTAGCTTTGCGCTTGCTAAAGTCCCTATTCCCGTTGTGTTAGTAGGTTCACAAAGGTCTTCTGATAGGCCTTCATCAGACGCAGCCCTTAATTTAATGGGTGCTGTCTCTGTAGCCTCTAAAGCACAATTCTCTGGAGTTTACGTTGTCATGCATTCTGGCATGAGTGAT contains:
- a CDS encoding MFS transporter, yielding MKSRYSKGISINILLLGIVSFLNDFSSEMINPILPMFITALGGGGLIIGLIGGLRDSITSVLFIFSGFWSDKIGKRKIFVTSGYLTSAVSKLLLSFSMIWQHVLIFSGFERVGKGLRNAPRDAIIADSMPKEKGKGFGIHRALDTSGAILGSVVVFILFWFLKFGFNLIIFSAAIFAFVSLIPLNFVKERRMKIYDVNWKISLKRFSSSFKLFIFVTAVFYLANFSYMFFILKAQEVFIGTESVGVPILLYVLFNTSYATLAVPFGILSDKIGKRNVILFGYLLFSLTSLCFAFFDSLIALIILFVLYGMVYAIIDGNQRAYVSDLTSEEIRATALGTFHMTIGLITLPASLIAGFLWQFVAPNATFIYGSVISLFSVVLFLVLRNRFD
- a CDS encoding tRNA uridine(34) 5-carboxymethylaminomethyl modification radical SAM/GNAT enzyme Elp3 — protein: MSLCERKKDQDDLSIACSEIANTLTSHSQVTKDEIDNLKRVVCQKYHLERYPSNSMILAHLSPEKHNSFKEILKIKPVRTASGIAVIAVMTKPYPCAHGACIYCPGGHKFSTPQSYTGQEPAALRGTQNDFDPFRQVSARLDQLRAIGHDVEKAEIIIMGGTFLNFQKDYQKDFIKRCYDALNYTESKNLAEAKRNAEHSKIRNVGLTIETRPDFCKEEHVDLMLNFGVTRIEIGVQNPDDIIYKIVKRGHHVKDVVSAFRIAKDSAFKIVAHMMPGLPGSNPDKDFDAFQRLFNDPEFKPDMLKIYPTLLVESSELYRWFLDGRYLPYDDETTIKLLAKVKSIVPSWVRIMRIQRDIPARLIVAGVKKSNLRELVQKELSKIGNKCKCIRCREVGIKKLKYGIDIMPENIRLLRQDYEASNGFEVFLSYEDVGKDALIGFLRLRHPSDSAHRDEIKTKRSCLVRELHVYGKMIPIGKRSEYDCQHKGFGAMLMEEAERIAKDEFGSKKLVVMSAIGTKEYYRKLGYKSEGAYMVKNI
- the gatD gene encoding Glu-tRNA(Gln) amidotransferase subunit GatD, coding for MGELVGYKGSSLEILKKSNIFIGDLIEVITPKKDYKGLLMPRYEYADDLHIVIKLSNGYNIGIDVRNIQTIKRLSEGEKPHFSSPPKPSINPNLPNVAIISTGGTIASRVDYRTGAVHPALSASDLYSVVPELSQHALIDAEVVSSIFSENMTAEYWKLIALKVAEKIRSGFNGIVVTHGTDTMGYTAAALSFALAKVPIPVVLVGSQRSSDRPSSDAALNLMGAVSVASKAQFSGVYVVMHSGMSDDILSVHIGTKVRKNHTSRRDAFESINISPVAYVKGNNIEEIVHGLPPKRDFKDFNCKPDFDTRVALMKFYPDFDPEIINYLTSSGYKGIIIEGTGLGHVGRYCNNQLKSAIEKGVLVAMTSQCIWGRVRMTVYDTGRDLLSMGVLPLDDMLPETALVKMMWVLGNTSSVEEAKKLMKMNIAGEISYRSDLQRRPIK